The Rhipicephalus sanguineus isolate Rsan-2018 chromosome 7, BIME_Rsan_1.4, whole genome shotgun sequence genome includes a window with the following:
- the LOC119399845 gene encoding N-acetyltransferase 9-like protein produces the protein MRINAKTQVWSRTVVLVPYREHHVAKYHEWMKDPYLQEMTASEPLSLDQEYEMQKSWLEDEDKCTFIILDRETYESGMDEVDAMIGDVNLFFNHQDRPHDAEIEVMIAESSQRRKGRGKEAIHLMMRYGVEELRVTAFSAKIKLSNEVSRRLFENIGFSLVSTSSVFEEATYRIEVNDELMTVLNSATPDYRLESLL, from the exons ATGAGGATTAACGCGAAAACCCAGGTTTGGTCTCGGACTGTGGTCCTCGTTCCTTACCGAGAGCATCACGTCGCAAA GTATCACGAATGGATGAAGGACCCGTACTTGCAAGAGATGACAGCTTCGGAACCTCTGTCCTTGGATCAAGAGTACGAAATGCAGAAGTCGTGGCTAGAGGACGAAGACA AATGCACGTTCATCATATTGGACCGGGAAACTTACGAGAGTGGCATGGATGAAGTGG ATGCGATGATTGGCGACGTTAACTTGTTCTTCAACCACCAGGACCGACCCCACGACGCAGAAATCGAGGTTATGATTGCAG AGTCGTCACAACGCCGGAAAGGCCGCGGCAAAGAAGCGATTCACCTGATGATGAGATACG GTGTTGAAGAACTTCGCGTCACTGCTTTCTCGGCCAAGATAAAACTGAGCAACGAAGTCAGCCGAAGGTTGTTCGAGAACATAGGATTTTCTTTG GTATCGACGAGCAGTGTTTTTGAAGAAGCAACGTACCGCATTGAAGTGAATGACGAGTTAATGACCGTTCTGAATTCTGCCACACCAGATTACAGGCTTGAATCGTTACTTTAA